The sequence below is a genomic window from Fluoribacter dumoffii NY 23.
ATGGCAGTTTTGCAATTAGACAAACAGGAACACCCAATACCGGTACGGCATCACTAGATCCAGGTTCCATATCAAATCCCTCAGCTTATGTGGCAGATAATTACACGTTGAGCTTTACACTGAATTCCCAGGGGAATTTGGTAGTTATGGTCAGTGGAGCAGTAACCGGAAACGTCATTCCGCCAACTGGACTACCAGATGATGCTCCTTTATATCAAGAGGGGATGACGGTCAATTTTAACGGTATGGAAATGACTGTCTCAGGTACTCCGGCCCCCGGTGATGCATTTTCTATTACTCCTTCGCAAAATGAATCGGTTTTTGCAACAATACAGGAGATGATTAATAACCTGAACCAACCATTTTCAACTGCTTCCGAAAAAGCAGCTGCAACCACATTGAATAACCAAATTTTGGCTCAAATAGAAAGTGCATTAACCACAATTTTAGATGCTCGTGCTAATTTGGGGTCAAGATTAAATCAATTGGAGCATGCCGATACAGCAAACGCTGATTTAATTGAACAAAGTAGAATCACTCTAAAGCGATTACAAGAGGTTGATCCTTTAGTTGCTGCCTCCGAATACAAACAGGAGTTATACAATTTAGAAATTGCACAGCAAAGTTTTGTACTGATACAGGGTTTGTCACTTTTTAATTTCATCTAGTTTAAATGCTGGTTGCAAATGCCCCCCAGAAGCTAAGTTATTACATACCATGGGGAACTGTTTGCAACCAAAATTTCGCTATATCCATTCGTCTGGTTATCCAAATATCCTGGTACTGAGTTAAATGATCCAGAAATTGTTTTAAGATAAAACAACGATCAGGTTTCCCACTCAAGCGTGGATGCAAACCTATGGTCATGATGGCAAGGCGTTTTTCTTGATAAAGATAGCAAAATGTATTCATTAGCCGTTCATAAAAATCTCTGGGATCCTGAAAGCCTGGAGAAGTAGTGAATCGAAAATCATTACAGTCCAAAGAATACGGAATTACAAGATGGTTATTGATGTAATAGGGTAATTCATCAGCATAGCTGTCCGAGTCATACAAAAAGCCACCAAGTTCTAGCAATAACTCCCGAGTATTTTCGCTGCGTCGACCAGTATACCAACCCTTGGGTTTACGGCCAGTCAGTTTTTCTAGTGTTTCCACACATAAAAGCATGTGTTTCTTCTCCACTTTCTTGGGTATATTGGTATAATTGAGCCATCGCCAGGCGTGTCCTGCCACCTCATGATTTTGTTGAGCAAGATAATCGGCAAATACAGGGTTTAGCACTAAAGCTTGCCCCGTAACAAAAAAAGTAAGCGGTATGTTATAAGGATCAAACAAGCGTAGAAGACGCCATATCCCCACGCGACTGCCGTATTCATAAAAGGATTCCATGCTCAGATTTCTTTTTCCCTTGGCCTTTGGGGCAAATGGAAAGTCTGCACCACTTGTTTCTGCATGTGCATCACCATAGAGAGGACTTAATTCAGCTCCTTCTTCATAATTAATAACGAAATTAATGGCTAGCTTGGCCTTATTAGGCCAGAAGAGATTTTTTTCTTCTGGGCCATAACCCACTAAATCACGCATATTCATCCTAATTCAAATGTGGTAATCCCATAAATCCCTTCGTTCGACAGTTTTGGAGCTCCTTCTAAATACATTCTTGCAGTGGCGAATACTTTAGTCATACCGAATTTCTTAACTAAATCAGCTGCAAGGGGATTATTTTCGGGAATATCCAGATAAACTGCCTCACTATAGGCATGTTCAACCAGACATTCAAATAATCGTTCAGCAATAAAGGGATTATCCGCAAACAAGGGTCCTATTTTATACCCGTCGAAACATTTTCGAATTACACCATAACCCTCTATTTTGTTTTCCTTAATATAACCTATTGCTAATGCTGTATTTTGATTTATCCATGCTGCCAGAAATTTTTCTCTGGGTGCTGGAAAATAGCTGCGGTCATATTCGCATATCTGATCCAGTGAAACATTTTTTAGATTAACTAAATGGGAATCTGGTTTCGCGGTAATAGGGGAGTTCTTTAAGGCGTAGCGTGCATTACTATGGGCAAATTGATAGCCAATCCTGGCATAATTATCAACCATATCCAATACACCATCAATACCTGCATTTCGGTTGCCAATATAAGCTAAACGTGCACGGGTTAATTCCATCCCATAACCTTGAGCACGGTATTTTTCTTCTACGATATAAAAGCCGCAAAATGCAAAATAATCGTCATATATTACTGCAGAGCCAACAGCAATGATTTGTCCGTTTAGTTTTCCAGCAAAAAAACCTTGGGGGTCTGCTTGATAAAAACACTCAGCATCGTTTAAGCCTGGATTCCAACCCTCTTTGCGGGCCCATTCTATCGCAGTTGAAACTTCGTCAAGCGTCATGCGTTCGATAAGGTATGGGGGCATGATATTCCCTTTTTGAGTGTTCCTGCATATATAAATTAAAGTGTAAAGTAGAAGCTAAAGCAAATGTAAGCCTCTATTTTTATTGGGTAAATAGGAAACATCAATTCCTATTTTTATTTTAATCAAACCCATAAATTAATAGATACCAAATACTTAAAATTACTGTATCATAATCCCCGACCAGTCTCTTTAAATGTAAGGAAGCATTATGAATTTCAATCTCAGGAATACATTAGGGCCCTTGTTTCTTATTCTTACATGCCCGATTTTTGTGATGATGTTTTGGTATACCAACACCCAACTTCAAGGATCTTTATCAGCCCTTGGAGAGTTAATAATTCAAAATGGTTTTTTTCAAACTGTGCTGACAATATGGCAGCCTTATTTCTGGGGTTCTGCAGTAGCCTGGAAAATTATTTTAGTTTTTACTGTTTTTGAACTGGCTTTAATGCGCATTTTACCAGGAAAGACATTTAATGGGCCCATTACTCCAAAAGGGAACGTGCCTGTTTATAAAGATAATGGCGTTTTGGCATTTATTGTTACGATGGCGACTTTTTGCATTGCCTCTTTTGGTTTCAATTTATTTTCGGCGTCTATTCTTTATGACAATCTAGGGGCTCTCTTTGGCGCACTCAATGTGTTTAGTCTTATTGTCTGTGTGTTTTTATATCTCAAAGGCCGCTTCTCTCCTTCATCGACTGACTCCGGGATAACAAATAATATTTTGTTCGACTATTACTGGGGAACTGAGCTTTATCCTCAAGTTTTAGGATGGAGCATTAAAAAATTTATCACCTGCCGTTTTGGAATGATGAGTTGGGGGTTATTTCTTATTTCTTATTGTGCAAAACAAGCAGAATTAGGTGATTTGTCCAATTCGATGTTAATTTCCGTAATTTTGCAATTTGTCTATCTCACAAAATTTTACATGTGGGAAAAAGGTTATTTACGATCCTTGGATATCATGCATGATCGCGCTGGATTTTATATTTGCTGGGGGTGTATGGTCTGGGTACCGTGTGTGTATACCTCGCCAAGCATGTATCTTGTTCTTCATCCTATCCATCTATCTTTCGTATGGGCAACTCTTATTTTAGGCTTGGGTTTTGCAAGTATTATGATTAATTATTTTGCTGACAAGCAACGACTAATTGCCCGGGCTACACAAGGCGAATGTAAGGTTTGGGGTAAAAAACCCGTTACCGTGCTTGCCCAATATCAGACAACAAAGGGAGATAAAAAACAAACCATATTGCTGGCTTCTGGATGGTGGGGAATAGCCAGACATTTTCATTATATTCCAGAGCTTGCCGGGACATTTTTTTGGTCAGTACCTGCATTGTTCGATAATTTTGCACCTTATTTTTATCTTTGTTTTTTAACGGTGCTTTTGTTTGATAGGGCATTTCGTGATGATAAACGCTGTTCTGCAAAATATGGGCCTGACTGGAAAAAATATTGTGAATTGGTTCCATATAAAATTATTCCTCTTATAGTTTGATAGGCATATTCTTAAGTATTTAGATCTTTTCAAAACGAGTCCTGGGTGTTTGGTCTATTTTCACCCAGGAGTTCATTATATAATCGCACACGTTAAAGATACCTTTCTTAAGAGGAATAGATATGCTTTTTTATGTTTTGTTTGTTTTAGTTGCTGGTGTGATTGTGCGCATATATCAAATATACCAACAGGCTCAAATTCAAAACATTACGTATCCTTCAGCAACGAGCTATCTTTCCTTAGTAAAGGATCTTACTCTTTTAAAAGCAGACCCTTCTGCAAAAGCCCAATTACAAAATCGCTTTATGACATTTGTAGCTGATTTGGGGGCGCGTTCACTTGATGAGCAAGGTTCTGGTGTTGGTTATTTCAGATTACCCAATTTAACTTCTGTATTTGTATTATCAAATAAGTCCTTGATTCAGCAGCTCTATGCCAAACAAAATGAAAGTAAATTTGGACAGCAACAATTTTTTAAGCGCCTAGAAGTAATACTAGGTCCTGATAATTTGATGTCCTCAGTTCTGGGTTCAGAAACACATTCCACAATCCGCCCTGCCATACTGTCACGTAATGAAAAAAACAGACCTCAAGTAATCGGGATGGTCGCAGATTTTTTCAAAGAGTATGAGTCAAAGCAGGGGGAACATGGGATGCCTCTTGGCGACGTGATGGATATGCTTTCTCGAAGAGTTTTATTGACTACTTATTTTGGGCAAAAAATTATCAATCCTTTCGAAACCTATTATGACCCAAATTTAACAAAAGAATTAATTGAATGCTTGTTTGGTTTGGAACCCATTAAAAAGGAGGAGGGGGAAAATCTGCTCCTTATAAGAAGTAAAATTTTCAATCTCGGATGTCAAATTTTATTTTCTGCAGAGGAAGTTACAAAACTATTAACACAGGAACAAAGTTGGCTTAATTTTCTATTGGTCACCAGAGTATTAAAAAATCCATATCTGGAGAGTGAACTGCAACAATTGGGTATCACATCAATGGATCACCTGCCCGCAGATCAATGTGAGCTTTTGATGAAGCATGCAATAGAAAACGGAGACACTACCAAATTATCCGCTCTTATAAGAGATGTGATCAATGAAAGCCTGTTCATTCCTTTGTTGGGGTTTGATGCCACAGCTACAGCTTTGATTGCCACTTTAAAAATTGCTCTTCAGGATAAGCGCATCTATACCTTGATGAAACAGGAAATTCAGCAAAAACATTCAACCGGCGAACCTTTTGAATTAAACTCTCTATGGGATTCCAGGGCAGACAAAGGGGGACTCTCCTATATAGAGGCTATTTTACTGGAAGCGTTACGGTTATCACCACCTGCGCCAATTGTCCCTGAAATTATCCATGAAGCAATCCACCTGGATCTTGATGGTACTGTACTGACCTTACCAAAGGGAGCCCTTGTTTTTATTCCCATGCAGGGGGTACACACTCATGCAAAACATGTTCCCGATATAGTTCTTTCCAGAGAAGGACAGGAAGTACTAGGTAAAAAGGTGATCAGTGCCCATGATATTTTTCCCGAACGTTGGGGACCTCTAAAAAGTAACCTGGAACCATATAACGCGCATTTCTTTTCTGTCCCCCCCACATTTTATTCACCTGGAAAAATGGAGAAAGAAGGGGGATTATTAACCTTTAAGACGGGTGCTCGAAGATGTCCCGGATTACGAATTGCAATAACGGAAATAATGGCTTTATTTCGCATGCTTGCCATCTACAAATTCGAACTGTCAGAAGAAGATCATTTGGAATTGCGGTTTCATTATGAAAAACCCTTACAAAGAAATGGTGGATTAGGGTTGCTAAAAATTAAACCAAGAAAAATGCCAATAACATCAACTAATGTCCAGGAAAATAGCCGCCAAAGTGGGCTAAGCTTTTTCCCGGGGGTTTCTAACCTTGTAAAAGAGGAGGAAGAGCCCTTAGCACAGTCACATAAAGAGCTGAGGAATAAACTGTAACAAAAGGCTAAAAATCTGGGATAGATGTATAACAGGCAAGTAAAATACCCCATAAATGGAGATAATCGCCTATTAATACATTTTTGAGATACCATTGAGGTAAGCAGGCGTTTCTTATGTCATTTTGGAGATGTTTGATTATAGGAACAAGGGCAACAACAGAAAAGACCATTAAAACCTGATAAAGAAAAATGAGTTCCTGGGTATTATGATATAAGTAAGTTTTATAGCGCATCTCCCAAGGAGAGATGTAGATTATCACGCATGAAAAGAAAAATACTTTAATTATACTGGTTATATCAGTCATAAAGGGAAGCTTTTTTCGATGAGAGACAATGTCTTGGTGCAGTGTCTCCAGGGCATTAAATGACATTGATTCAATAACGGCACTTATTAAAAAAAACACAGAATAAATAAAAATACTGGTAATCGTGAGCGAATCCATAGTCACACTTTAGTAGAAACTGTGTATTATTTTAACATTTCATGTTCTGTGTGTCGATTCAAAAAGTCTTCCAACTTTATTAGGGTTTTATATTATAGGACCGGGTTGGGCAATACAGCTTAAATAATTCTCTACTGGGAAAATACCAAATCTTTTCCCACTATTGGGTAGTTACGAATAAAATTTTAGGCAGCCTAATTGTATAAACCTGCTGAACTTGCTGTGAATACACAAGAAAGAACAACAAAGTCGGGATCAGTTCCTGTACAGGTAAATAAAACTCCCGTCGGTTGATTGTTATTTTCCGATAATAATATTTGATGAGTTAATCTCATTCCCCCAGCATCATGGCATGCACTGGATAAGGTGCTAAAAACATTATTGATTGTTTTAATCTCACCTGCATTCTCATAGGCTTCCCCACATTGAGAGGGGCCGCTCGGTTCAGAGAGGGAAGTGAGTGCGTAAATATTTTGACAAATGAACATAGAGAATAAAAATAATCCTTGAAAAATTTTCATAAAGACCTCCTTGTATCCTCCATTTCTATCAATTATAGGTATTAATTTGGAAAATTGAGAACTTTTTAAAAAAGGAAGCCGATTATTTCCGTATTATATTTACTAATACGGAAATAATCTCACATCAGGGGGTTACTAATTGGGAGAATTCTTCTTTTTCTTCTACGAGTTCCTCAATACCGCCGATGTTTAAGCATCTCATATTTTTGAACAGCGTTAAGTCTGTTGATTTCGGAGTGGATAAGGAGAAATTGACCAGGGGTTGTTTTTTTTCACCAGTTAAAGAGATCTTAATGGCATCATTTTCCAACTCAATTGTTGCGTGGGCTATATCTTCCAAATCTACTTTTTGAGCTTTTAAAATTTCGCCTAATGAGTGGTAGCTGCCCAAAGTAGGGACTGCTGTCGTTAAGCTCTTTAAGGTTTCTTGTTTTATCATTTTATGCTGATACCCAAAACCAAACTTAATAAATGTTATCAGTTTATCAACTCCTATTTCCTTACGAAAAATATCGATGTCCTTAATAGAACAGGTATGGGGCTTACAGGCAAAATCAATGTAATACAGTTGATTTGTTCCTTCAATGAAAAAAAAGCAATCTTTATAATTCTTGAGTTCTGTAGGGAGAGTAGAAGGGGCAAAATATAACATATAATCGGTTGTTTGCACCTCATAGGAAAGAATGTCTTGTTTTATCTTGTTCCCTTTTTCTTTGGTGACCGCCCAGGCTATTGAAACAAAAGGCAGAGAGATGAAGGTCATGGCCGCAGCAAAGAGGAGACGAGGAGTATTAAATAGAAAAGTGAGTATGCCTGCAGGAATTAACAAGGGCAATGACGCTCCCCTCAACGCGCTGAGAAGTGACGTAGTGAGGAGGAAGTGAATACCTAAAGTGAAATAATCAAAAATTCCAAAATGAATTTTTTTGAAAGGTTCTTTTTCCCTATAGTTAGGAAATAAATGACCGGAAAATACGAGAAAGGTATCTGCTACTTTTCCCCAAAATGTGGTTCGGTATGTTCTGGCATGGGGATATTGTTTGGTTTCAATAAGATTTTTAAAAGGATTTAAAATATTCATAAGCTTCTTTACATAAGGTGATTGGAGTATATCCCTAGGAGAGTTCCATTTGTAATAACAATCATGAAGGCACCCGCATTCTATCATCGAGGCAAAGAAAAGGCAATTGGGTCATATTTAAAACAAGCTGGTCGTATTTAATGAATTAAAAAGAAAAGTGTGAATTTTTGCAGATGTTCCTAGTTTAGTGGGGTAAAGAATTTTAATCGCTCTTATATAAAAGAGCGATTAATCAAATCACAGTCCCTTAAACTGGCGGAGGAGGGCCCCTTCGACCAAGAACAAGGAAAATAATAAATAAAACGATGAACAGAAAAAAAAGGATTTTTGCAATACCCACTGCTGCTCCTGCAATGCCTCCAAATCCAAGAGCTGCTGCGATAATAGCAATGATAAAGAAAAATAGAGCCCAACCCAACATATTACCCTCCTTAGCAATAACTTCTGCAGACTCATGATGAGTGTTGAATTGAGTATAGACGTTGACAATTAAAAATTAAAATTCAAAGCAAGAAGTAGGTGAGGGAATTCGATGATTTCGGAGGATTGATTAAGGAAAACCTTTAAATTGCATAAGTAAAAAGCAAGCTATAATTGGAGCCATCATACTTAAATTTCTTATTTTTGAGTGATGAGCTTGAGAGTACTTTTTGTGTTTTACGGGTACTCAAAATTATCTGATAAGGAGAAAATTATGAAAAGGATAGTAAAAGCTGCCATTTTAAGCAGCAGTATGTTTTTGATGTTCAATCAGGTAATGGCTGCAGGGAGTGACGCTACCGCATCCCCATCTTCCACTACTTCCACTACTTCCTCTACATCTTCTTCTGCTCAACAAGCAGATATGAATGCAGGTATGTGGATATGTACAACCAACGCAAGCAGTGCGAGTTCTGGTTCACCCGAAGATCAAGCTGATAAGACAATGGCTAATAATGCCGCCAACGGAACTTCAGCATTTGAGTTTGCCCTGAAAAATTGCCGTGACTGTACAAAGATTACTTGTGAACAGCAAACTAAATCTGCACAATAAGAGCATTTTAAATTCGGTGCCTTGCACCGAATTTTTATTCTTTTGGGGAGCTATCACAGCTACTGGGGTACTGTATCCCTTAAGTCGGACAAAACTCCTCATCCTAATTATATTCATGTTACTCTGACAGTGGGTCCCATCAATAAGATTACTCGTTTATTGCATCAAAGAAACTTGATGCGAGTTACAGCATTAATTTTAGAAAGTTTAGGTGTAAGGAGGAAAAAAGAACTTTTTTGTTAGTCTTAAAACCACTATACTTTTTCTGTCTAAAGTTTTGATAAGTAAATTGATTATAGGAATTATTGGATAATGAAAATTAAATCCAGTTGGAAAAATAATTATAAAAAATCGATTAAAAAAATAAAAAATCAAGAAACATTTGCTTATGGCACCCATATTGAAGATATACCTGCTCATCGGCTTCTAATATTGGATGAATATGCTTTTGACGTTGAAGAGTTGAATGCGTTACCTGAACAAAACTTTTTTATTAATATGCATACTCAAAAAGAATTTAGCGAAGGTGCAAAAAAAAATTTGCTATCCCATGAATTATTGAAGGAGAAAGCAGCGATTCATTCTTCCAAAAAACAAGGTTTTCCTCAGACTTTGCTTAAAAGTATCTATTATTTGGGAATTGCTTTGCTTCAAAACTGCGATGAAAAGGAAAACAATGAAGCGCTTAGAAATTTTAGCCGGGAGTTAGCTAACGTATATCCTGACATAAAAAATGAATTTTTGAATTATACCGTTAAAATGAGTCGCTATAATTACCGTGTTAAAGCTGCAATAACTTCAAGCATGCAGGTTAGAAAATTACTCACAGAGTTATCTGAAGGTAAAATAGAGATGCATACTGGTGGAAACTGGTTAATCCAATTAGTACGCAGTCAAAAACCAGATATGGTCAATGAAGTCTATATTTTAAAATTAAAGCAAGAATTTTCTCAAACTGCCTCTTTAGACCCAATTCAAACCATTCCCAGAACTCCAGCTTTTTTTGTTAGTTAAGCTATGGAGCTATGTTATTTTATTCTCAATTCGCTTGTCTGGAATGATCCAAACTATGGCCACAATGACATAAAGGATCTGGGCTACCCATACATAAACGTATGCTAGGGGAATGGCAAATGCATAAAGCAGGATAGAACTGGTTCCCTTAAAGTCATTTCCAATAGCTTGCGCCACCAATGATTCTTTACCTTCATGGGAAATGAGAGTATGTACGAGAATCGAATAGGAAATCGAAGCCATTAAAAGCACTATGCCATAAAATGAAGTAGGCGTGGCAGTA
It includes:
- the flgL gene encoding flagellar hook-associated protein FlgL, encoding MRISTNQIYQNSINRLLLKQEQVAKLQERIDENFVKVRYSSDDPIAFSQIELMNQRISFTELLQKNRESADNALSMEESVLNDCTTSLQRLRDIQVKAGNATLSEGDRKALAIEANIILNELLNYANTKDINGDYMFGGGQTSTLPFTINTLGQYVYNGDNTQRFQLVGSSLQMAINDPGDGLFMRIPNGNGSFAIRQTGTPNTGTASLDPGSISNPSAYVADNYTLSFTLNSQGNLVVMVSGAVTGNVIPPTGLPDDAPLYQEGMTVNFNGMEMTVSGTPAPGDAFSITPSQNESVFATIQEMINNLNQPFSTASEKAAATTLNNQILAQIESALTTILDARANLGSRLNQLEHADTANADLIEQSRITLKRLQEVDPLVAASEYKQELYNLEIAQQSFVLIQGLSLFNFI
- a CDS encoding polysaccharide deacetylase family protein, translating into MRDLVGYGPEEKNLFWPNKAKLAINFVINYEEGAELSPLYGDAHAETSGADFPFAPKAKGKRNLSMESFYEYGSRVGIWRLLRLFDPYNIPLTFFVTGQALVLNPVFADYLAQQNHEVAGHAWRWLNYTNIPKKVEKKHMLLCVETLEKLTGRKPKGWYTGRRSENTRELLLELGGFLYDSDSYADELPYYINNHLVIPYSLDCNDFRFTTSPGFQDPRDFYERLMNTFCYLYQEKRLAIMTIGLHPRLSGKPDRCFILKQFLDHLTQYQDIWITRRMDIAKFWLQTVPHGM
- a CDS encoding GNAT family N-acetyltransferase, coding for MPPYLIERMTLDEVSTAIEWARKEGWNPGLNDAECFYQADPQGFFAGKLNGQIIAVGSAVIYDDYFAFCGFYIVEEKYRAQGYGMELTRARLAYIGNRNAGIDGVLDMVDNYARIGYQFAHSNARYALKNSPITAKPDSHLVNLKNVSLDQICEYDRSYFPAPREKFLAAWINQNTALAIGYIKENKIEGYGVIRKCFDGYKIGPLFADNPFIAERLFECLVEHAYSEAVYLDIPENNPLAADLVKKFGMTKVFATARMYLEGAPKLSNEGIYGITTFELG
- a CDS encoding 7-dehydrocholesterol reductase, which gives rise to MNFNLRNTLGPLFLILTCPIFVMMFWYTNTQLQGSLSALGELIIQNGFFQTVLTIWQPYFWGSAVAWKIILVFTVFELALMRILPGKTFNGPITPKGNVPVYKDNGVLAFIVTMATFCIASFGFNLFSASILYDNLGALFGALNVFSLIVCVFLYLKGRFSPSSTDSGITNNILFDYYWGTELYPQVLGWSIKKFITCRFGMMSWGLFLISYCAKQAELGDLSNSMLISVILQFVYLTKFYMWEKGYLRSLDIMHDRAGFYICWGCMVWVPCVYTSPSMYLVLHPIHLSFVWATLILGLGFASIMINYFADKQRLIARATQGECKVWGKKPVTVLAQYQTTKGDKKQTILLASGWWGIARHFHYIPELAGTFFWSVPALFDNFAPYFYLCFLTVLLFDRAFRDDKRCSAKYGPDWKKYCELVPYKIIPLIV
- a CDS encoding cytochrome P450 — its product is MLFYVLFVLVAGVIVRIYQIYQQAQIQNITYPSATSYLSLVKDLTLLKADPSAKAQLQNRFMTFVADLGARSLDEQGSGVGYFRLPNLTSVFVLSNKSLIQQLYAKQNESKFGQQQFFKRLEVILGPDNLMSSVLGSETHSTIRPAILSRNEKNRPQVIGMVADFFKEYESKQGEHGMPLGDVMDMLSRRVLLTTYFGQKIINPFETYYDPNLTKELIECLFGLEPIKKEEGENLLLIRSKIFNLGCQILFSAEEVTKLLTQEQSWLNFLLVTRVLKNPYLESELQQLGITSMDHLPADQCELLMKHAIENGDTTKLSALIRDVINESLFIPLLGFDATATALIATLKIALQDKRIYTLMKQEIQQKHSTGEPFELNSLWDSRADKGGLSYIEAILLEALRLSPPAPIVPEIIHEAIHLDLDGTVLTLPKGALVFIPMQGVHTHAKHVPDIVLSREGQEVLGKKVISAHDIFPERWGPLKSNLEPYNAHFFSVPPTFYSPGKMEKEGGLLTFKTGARRCPGLRIAITEIMALFRMLAIYKFELSEEDHLELRFHYEKPLQRNGGLGLLKIKPRKMPITSTNVQENSRQSGLSFFPGVSNLVKEEEEPLAQSHKELRNKL
- a CDS encoding DUF1328 domain-containing protein, producing MLGWALFFFIIAIIAAALGFGGIAGAAVGIAKILFFLFIVLFIIFLVLGRRGPPPPV